The genomic interval TTCATCAGACTTACTAAATTTTAGGCGAACTGAGCGCACTCAGTAGTAACAGTGACCACGGCACTTTAATATCGGGTATAAGCCACGAGTGCTTTCTCAATCCAGGTAATGCAAACGGTACTAAAAAGCGCAGAGAACGTAGTGATACAGGACGTTCTCCATCCTTATCTACAATGCCATATGCAAGGGCCAGTTCCGCAACAATCTGCACACGTCCTGTACGACGCATTACATTAGGTGAGCCAGCAAGTTGAGCAATAACCCGTCCTGTTAATAAGGGAGTTTCCCAGTTGTAGCGATCGCTGAACAACGAATAATTCTTTGGCGTTGCATTTTTTTCGTCCATTTGGGCAGCCATACTAGTAATGTGTTCGGTACCAACAATACCTGGCCAAATTGAAACAGAAGCAACGTTATGCGGTTTTAACTCAACAGCCATATCAGCTGCTAATCTATCACAGGCTGCTTTGCCAGCACCGTATGCTGTACCAAAAATGTAGGACATACCACCCCATGAGGAAATAGTACAAATTAGTCCAGAGCGACGCTTGGTCATCATCCCAGCTGCAAAAACACTTGCAACATAGTGACTACCCAGACCAACGTTGTTGCAAGCGTCCCAGAGACTCGGTTCACAATCCCAAAAAGGTTTGCCATAAGCATCTCTTAAAGCCTGGACTCCTGAATAAGCATTATTTACCAGTAAGTCAAGCCGTCCATTCTGCTCGTCTTGGATGCGCTCAAAGAGCAAACGCACTTGTTCCGAGTCGCTGTGGTCTACCTGAACAGGAATGCATACACCACCGACTTCCTCAACTGCTGATTGGGTTTCAGCAAGACTACCTGAAACTTCATTACTGGAATCAGAATGGTTGAGGCTGCGTCCTGTAACATACACAGTCGCACCTGCTTCACCGAGTCCAATAGCAATTCCCTTACCAATACCCCGTGTAGCACCTGTGACTAATGTTACTTTACCTTCAAGTTGTTTCATTATGACTTGTTTGTAATTATTGTTCTGTCATCAGGACTATATTTTTCAACTTAACATTAAAATAATCAGTATAAAAGATTAAATTAATAGCTGCACTTACATTCGGCGTTGTTTACTGTGAAATAAGAATTAGTCAGATGTCTAGAAATAGTTCAAAGAAATCTAAAGGGGAAAATTTCAAAGAACGACATAGGTTTTTTCTAAACCCCTACTCTGATTGTGCGTTCACCAAATGTCCCAAATGTGAAACAAAAACAAAAATTCGCAAATTTCCCTTGGTAATTCATATCGAGCCAAAACAGCTTTTTTTATTAAATAAGCAGTGTAAATATTGTCCCAATTGTGACTTGATTATTGCCAAAAAGCAGGAGCTCGAATCATTTATGGCTTTTGGAATGAACCAATCAAATCCCGAAATCATCGGTAATAACTATTTGGTAATGGGAACGGTTGATAGAAAAGATTGGAAAGAAGGTAGCCAAGATTCACTTTCTCCATCAGAAATAATAGAGCGCATATATGTTTTTAAAGATGTATGGAATTTTGAAGTCATTCCAGCAGGGTGGTATCCTGCCAAAGAGAAATAACAAGCAGGGATGTTGTTAGGTGGGTTTACATTAAAGCTTACTTAGATACTATTAATCAGGGCTTCAATGAAGATGAATGGAAAGTGACTTGTATACGAGAGTGCTCCTAATGATCCAACGCAAAACCCTGTAGAAGACATTTGGTTGTATGCTAAAAATTTTGTGAGAGAGTTTTCTCCTGATTGCAAATCTTTTTCTCATATCAAACGATTCTTTGAATTGGTTACTCACCATCAAATATTTGATTTTCCCGCTTATGTTTATGTATGACCCGCTTTTTTTACAACTCCTGCACGGATTGCTATAGTTAATGTAATCACTCTTCCTCAGCAAGAAGCGCTTGTAACTCTGCCAACAAAGATTTTAACTTCTCCTGTTTGTCAGGGTTATCCCACACCTTGGATTGTTTAACTTTTTTGTATGTCTTTTCCAGAAGCTTTTGCAGTTCCCCGCTCTGGGATGGTGGCTGTAAAGATTTGACCTGCTCTCGGATTTGGTTTAATGATAAAGAATGCTCTATAGCAACTTCCAAAAGTTCTATCCTGTCAGAATCTGACGAAACCTTATCTATCTCTCTAGCTTTGGTATATTCAATTTGTCCAGAACCCAGAGCATCCAAGATGTCACTATGAAGGTTGAGTAGAGGTAGCCTATGTACCCTAAACGCCTCTGGGGTCATTTTGCCAATGCTTTTAAACACTTCTTCAACTATCTGTTGCTCTTCTGGGCGGACATC from Mastigocladopsis repens PCC 10914 carries:
- a CDS encoding SDR family NAD(P)-dependent oxidoreductase — protein: MKQLEGKVTLVTGATRGIGKGIAIGLGEAGATVYVTGRSLNHSDSSNEVSGSLAETQSAVEEVGGVCIPVQVDHSDSEQVRLLFERIQDEQNGRLDLLVNNAYSGVQALRDAYGKPFWDCEPSLWDACNNVGLGSHYVASVFAAGMMTKRRSGLICTISSWGGMSYIFGTAYGAGKAACDRLAADMAVELKPHNVASVSIWPGIVGTEHITSMAAQMDEKNATPKNYSLFSDRYNWETPLLTGRVIAQLAGSPNVMRRTGRVQIVAELALAYGIVDKDGERPVSLRSLRFLVPFALPGLRKHSWLIPDIKVPWSLLLLSALSSPKI